One window of the Chryseotalea sp. WA131a genome contains the following:
- the uvrA gene encoding excinuclease ABC subunit UvrA — MPTSPVKKIRDLSGHDYIEIIGAREHNLKNISVSFPRNKLVVLTGISGSGKSSLAFDTIYAEGQRRYMESFSAYARSFMGNLERPDVDKINGLSPVISIEQKTTSRNPRSTVGTVTEIYDFLRLLYARAGEAFSYLTGDKMVRQSEEQILDAIIHNFSGKKLIVLAPVIKGRKGHYRELFVQIRKQGYTKVRVDGELQDITPKMQLDRFKIHDIEVVIDRIVPDAKDRYRIGQSVNTALKEGKGVILIQEENKKVHHFSKFLMDPKTGLSYDEPAPNNFSFNSPYGACPMCNGLGEIEEITEESVIPDKKLSISRGGILPLGEYRDIWIFKKIEAILKRYKLTLTTPIKDIPKEALKVLLYGDDVPVAVASVKYPGTEWNTKFEGIVNFLQKQKDEGSEAIRKWVDDFTITKICPECQGARLKKESLHFKIADKNIAELANLNISDLKKWFDGLESRLSDKQNQIAVEVLKEIRKRIGFLLDVGLDYLHLNRPLRTLSGGEAQRIRLATQIGTQLVGVLYILDEPSIGLHARDNVKLIKALKDLRDLGNSVIVVEHDKEMMLESDYIIDVGPGAGRHGGHIVAEGDPETFLKIDSTTAKYLSGKIGIKYSKERRKGSGEKLELLGATGNNLKNVDLQINLGTLTCITGVSGSGKSTLIHDTLFPILNQYFFNSHKEPLPYKKIEGLKLIDKVIEVDQSPIGRTPRSNPATYTGVFTDIRDLFSQMPEAKIRGYKTGRFSFNVKGGRCETCEGAGLRLIEMEFLPDVYVPCETCKGKRYNRETLEVRFKGKSISDVLDMTVEEAVNFFENQPRILRKIQTLSEVGLGYISLGQHATTLSGGEAQRVKLATELSKRDTGKTLYILDEPTTGLHFQDISHLLDVLQKLVDKGNTVLVIEHNMDVIKSSDYLVDLGPEGGQGGGRIVAKGTPEQVANNPASFTGKFLKVELSNKNN, encoded by the coding sequence ATGCCTACTTCTCCCGTAAAGAAAATCCGAGACCTCTCCGGCCACGACTATATTGAAATCATTGGTGCGCGTGAGCACAATTTAAAAAACATCTCAGTTTCGTTTCCGAGGAATAAATTGGTGGTGCTTACAGGTATTAGTGGGAGTGGCAAATCTTCGCTAGCGTTCGATACAATTTATGCCGAAGGCCAACGCAGGTACATGGAAAGTTTCTCGGCTTATGCGAGAAGTTTCATGGGTAATCTTGAGCGACCTGATGTTGATAAGATCAATGGCCTTAGCCCTGTGATCTCAATCGAGCAAAAAACCACTTCGCGCAATCCAAGATCGACTGTTGGCACGGTCACAGAAATTTATGATTTCCTACGACTCTTGTATGCGCGCGCAGGCGAAGCATTCTCCTACTTGACAGGCGACAAAATGGTGCGCCAAAGCGAGGAACAAATTTTGGACGCCATCATTCATAACTTTAGCGGTAAGAAATTGATTGTTCTTGCACCTGTCATCAAAGGCAGGAAAGGACACTACCGAGAATTATTTGTACAGATACGTAAACAGGGTTACACCAAAGTTCGAGTAGATGGTGAACTGCAAGACATCACCCCCAAAATGCAACTCGACCGATTTAAAATCCACGATATTGAAGTAGTCATCGATCGAATTGTGCCGGATGCCAAAGACCGATATAGAATTGGGCAATCAGTAAACACCGCATTGAAAGAAGGAAAGGGTGTGATTCTAATCCAAGAGGAGAACAAAAAAGTACATCACTTCTCTAAATTTTTGATGGATCCCAAAACAGGATTGTCGTACGATGAACCTGCGCCCAATAATTTTTCTTTCAACTCGCCCTATGGTGCTTGCCCTATGTGCAATGGCTTGGGCGAGATTGAAGAGATTACTGAAGAATCTGTAATTCCAGATAAAAAGTTAAGCATCAGTCGTGGTGGAATTTTGCCATTGGGCGAGTACCGCGACATCTGGATTTTCAAAAAAATTGAAGCGATACTCAAACGATACAAACTCACGCTCACCACCCCGATCAAAGACATCCCCAAAGAAGCGTTAAAAGTTTTGCTCTATGGCGATGATGTGCCGGTAGCGGTCGCTTCTGTAAAATATCCGGGCACGGAATGGAACACCAAGTTTGAAGGCATCGTTAACTTTCTCCAAAAGCAAAAAGACGAAGGCAGCGAAGCCATTCGCAAATGGGTAGATGATTTTACGATTACCAAAATTTGCCCCGAGTGCCAAGGTGCACGGTTGAAGAAGGAGTCACTTCATTTTAAAATCGCTGATAAAAATATTGCCGAACTCGCCAACCTAAATATCTCCGATTTAAAGAAATGGTTTGACGGTTTGGAATCGCGCCTCAGCGATAAGCAAAACCAAATTGCCGTGGAGGTGCTGAAAGAAATCAGAAAGCGCATTGGCTTTTTGTTGGATGTTGGGTTGGATTATTTGCACCTCAATCGACCCTTGCGAACATTGAGCGGTGGCGAGGCACAGCGCATTCGCTTGGCTACACAAATTGGTACGCAGTTAGTGGGTGTTCTCTACATTTTAGATGAACCGAGCATTGGCTTGCATGCCCGCGACAATGTGAAGTTGATTAAAGCATTGAAGGACTTGCGCGACTTGGGCAACTCCGTAATTGTGGTAGAGCACGATAAAGAAATGATGCTTGAATCCGATTACATCATCGATGTAGGGCCGGGCGCGGGAAGGCACGGAGGCCACATTGTGGCGGAAGGTGATCCTGAAACATTCTTAAAAATTGATAGCACCACCGCAAAATACCTGAGCGGAAAAATTGGAATAAAATATTCGAAAGAGAGAAGAAAAGGCAGTGGCGAAAAATTGGAATTGCTTGGCGCGACCGGCAATAATTTAAAGAATGTTGACTTGCAGATAAATCTGGGAACACTTACGTGTATCACAGGCGTTTCAGGCAGTGGAAAATCAACATTGATTCATGACACACTCTTTCCGATTTTGAATCAATACTTTTTTAATTCACATAAAGAACCGCTGCCCTACAAAAAAATTGAAGGGTTGAAGTTGATTGACAAAGTGATTGAAGTCGATCAATCGCCCATTGGCCGAACACCGCGCTCTAATCCGGCTACCTACACGGGCGTGTTCACTGACATCCGCGATTTGTTTTCACAAATGCCAGAGGCTAAAATCCGTGGGTATAAAACAGGTCGCTTTTCATTTAATGTAAAGGGCGGCCGCTGCGAAACCTGCGAAGGTGCTGGCTTGCGTTTGATTGAAATGGAATTTTTGCCCGATGTATATGTGCCGTGCGAAACATGTAAAGGCAAACGCTACAACCGCGAAACACTGGAAGTGCGCTTCAAAGGCAAATCAATTTCGGATGTGCTGGACATGACGGTGGAAGAAGCTGTTAACTTTTTTGAGAACCAGCCGCGCATCTTGCGTAAAATTCAAACGCTGAGCGAAGTGGGGCTTGGTTATATTTCCTTGGGGCAACATGCTACCACGCTTTCGGGTGGAGAAGCTCAGCGCGTGAAATTGGCCACCGAACTTTCAAAGCGTGACACTGGCAAGACACTTTATATTTTGGACGAGCCTACCACGGGTTTGCACTTTCAAGACATCAGCCACTTGTTGGATGTGTTGCAGAAGTTGGTAGACAAAGGCAACACGGTATTGGTGATTGAGCACAACATGGATGTGATTAAATCTTCTGACTATCTTGTAGACCTTGGCCCCGAAGGTGGACAAGGTGGAGGAAGAATTGTTGCAAAAGGAACACCTGAGCAAGTGGCCAATAATCCGGCCAGCTTTACGGGTAAGTTTTTGAAGGTGGAGTTGAGTAATAAAAATAATTAA
- a CDS encoding DUF4160 domain-containing protein, translating to MYFKDHVPPLFHAIYQDQEAQISIETGSIIAGDLPNKQTRLVQAWVELHRDELKQNYEELQKDFGKLKKIKPLE from the coding sequence ATGTATTTCAAAGATCATGTGCCTCCACTTTTTCATGCTATATACCAAGATCAAGAAGCCCAAATCTCAATTGAGACGGGAAGCATAATAGCGGGTGATTTGCCAAATAAGCAAACAAGACTAGTACAAGCGTGGGTGGAGCTGCATCGGGACGAATTGAAGCAGAACTATGAGGAATTACAGAAAGACTTTGGGAAGCTAAAAAAAATAAAACCATTGGAATGA
- a CDS encoding DUF2442 domain-containing protein → MNPRIAKIVDVKPFLVTVEWTNGQTKTIDFASFLSAEKGKDSIFAKLLQREIFARVKTDGRTLYWDAMTEMIDTDGSVIAAPIDFCPDVLYDFSEEV, encoded by the coding sequence ATGAACCCACGCATTGCTAAAATAGTAGATGTCAAACCATTTCTGGTTACCGTAGAATGGACAAACGGTCAGACAAAGACCATTGACTTTGCTAGTTTTTTGTCAGCGGAGAAGGGCAAGGATTCCATTTTCGCAAAATTACTTCAAAGGGAAATTTTTGCTCGTGTAAAAACAGATGGGAGGACTCTTTATTGGGACGCTATGACGGAAATGATTGACACGGATGGCTCTGTGATAGCCGCACCTATTGATTTCTGCCCAGATGTGCTATACGATTTTTCAGAAGAAGTTTAA
- a CDS encoding helix-turn-helix transcriptional regulator — protein sequence MYGTKIRLIRTSRGMNQKEVAKKLGILQNAYSKIETNQSKVSDAMVEKLAAIFGVSAEDIKSPEPVIINFHNSPQSNGVNNGEIKNQNEQLLQQLTQQLAIKDKQIEELMAQNKLLAGVLKK from the coding sequence ATGTACGGAACCAAAATCAGATTGATACGCACCAGTCGAGGGATGAACCAAAAAGAAGTAGCTAAAAAACTGGGCATCTTGCAAAACGCCTATTCTAAAATAGAAACTAATCAGAGCAAGGTGTCTGATGCCATGGTGGAGAAGCTGGCCGCCATCTTTGGAGTATCGGCAGAAGACATCAAAAGCCCAGAGCCTGTCATTATCAATTTTCACAATAGTCCACAGAGCAATGGGGTAAACAATGGGGAAATAAAAAACCAAAACGAGCAATTGTTACAACAACTCACTCAGCAGCTCGCCATTAAAGATAAGCAGATAGAAGAACTAATGGCGCAGAATAAATTGCTGGCGGGGGTGTTGAAGAAGTAA
- a CDS encoding HlyD family efflux transporter periplasmic adaptor subunit — protein sequence MFSENTYFPAYTRTAIIYIGCIVCCFIALGAMPYLKTDVSVRSSALIRPASEVNVIRCISSGKIKETYAAENKKVKVGELLYVIDSETLNEQEHFFQEKISMKKSLTQDVELVIEASKAPSTTKPIFNSAVYRQSYFTYQQKVIEAQTSYNKAKQAFDRQYKLYQEKVIAAMEFENFLFELKKAEDAITQLKETQRSQWQSELKTLHEEKNEMESQLVRIQKEKALLTITAPVSGTLQNLTGVYVGSNVFANQELGQISPDTSMLVIAYVQPNDIGFIKKDMNVRLQVDAFNYNQWGMAMGRVIAVPQDIKIIDNKPVFEVRCSLNKDFLQLKSGYKGYLKKGMTLQARFIVTERSLWQLLYDKVDDWVNPNLK from the coding sequence ATGTTCTCCGAAAACACCTATTTTCCCGCCTATACCCGCACCGCTATCATTTACATAGGATGCATTGTCTGTTGCTTTATAGCGCTTGGCGCCATGCCCTATTTAAAAACAGATGTAAGTGTGCGCTCATCGGCACTTATCCGCCCTGCTTCTGAAGTAAATGTAATCCGCTGCATTAGCTCTGGGAAGATAAAGGAAACGTATGCAGCAGAAAACAAAAAAGTAAAAGTAGGTGAGTTACTTTATGTGATCGACTCTGAGACACTCAATGAACAAGAGCACTTTTTTCAGGAGAAGATAAGCATGAAGAAATCACTGACACAAGATGTGGAGTTGGTGATAGAAGCGTCAAAAGCTCCATCAACTACAAAGCCAATTTTTAATAGCGCGGTCTATCGGCAAAGCTATTTTACTTACCAGCAAAAGGTAATCGAGGCACAAACGAGCTACAACAAAGCCAAGCAGGCATTTGATAGGCAATACAAACTCTATCAAGAAAAAGTTATTGCTGCTATGGAGTTTGAGAATTTTCTGTTTGAACTGAAAAAGGCAGAAGATGCCATTACCCAACTGAAAGAAACACAGCGCAGCCAATGGCAAAGTGAATTGAAAACGCTGCATGAGGAAAAGAATGAAATGGAAAGCCAGCTCGTACGCATACAAAAAGAGAAAGCCCTGCTTACCATCACAGCACCGGTGAGCGGCACGCTGCAAAATTTAACAGGCGTATATGTGGGCAGCAATGTTTTCGCCAACCAAGAGCTAGGACAAATTTCACCGGATACCAGCATGCTTGTGATTGCGTATGTGCAGCCAAACGATATTGGTTTTATTAAAAAAGATATGAACGTGCGCCTGCAAGTGGATGCCTTTAATTATAATCAGTGGGGCATGGCCATGGGCAGAGTAATAGCTGTGCCACAAGATATTAAGATCATTGACAACAAGCCCGTGTTTGAGGTGCGCTGCTCACTAAATAAGGATTTTCTTCAACTGAAAAGCGGCTACAAAGGCTATTTGAAAAAAGGAATGACGCTGCAAGCACGGTTTATCGTTACCGAGCGCAGCTTGTGGCAGTTGTTGTATGATAAGGTAGATGATTGGGTGAACCCTAATTTAAAGTAG
- a CDS encoding DUF2283 domain-containing protein gives MTEIEIVNILKVLKTVNHSRVKDMHMRYDEEAYTMYINFGAPVTADDSELDENDILYRYRKGEIVGVTVTHFTSR, from the coding sequence ATGACAGAAATTGAGATAGTTAACATTTTGAAGGTATTGAAAACTGTTAATCATAGCCGTGTGAAAGACATGCACATGCGTTATGACGAAGAAGCGTATACTATGTACATTAACTTTGGCGCTCCTGTAACTGCTGATGACAGCGAACTGGATGAAAATGATATTTTGTACCGTTACCGCAAGGGTGAAATAGTGGGTGTTACTGTTACTCATTTTACTTCTCGTTAG
- a CDS encoding PIN domain-containing protein produces the protein MAKKRTHADIFLDSNICLYIFDDTHPKFAKTKELLESRPTISTQVILENVNVCLKKLKSERAFAVAHARSLQSACIVKTVSTETMTLALKVFEKYGYSIFDSLIIAAALELGCHTLYTEDMQHGQVIEGTLKITNPFL, from the coding sequence ATCGCGAAGAAGCGAACGCACGCTGATATTTTTTTAGATTCCAACATTTGCTTATACATTTTTGACGACACGCACCCAAAGTTCGCCAAGACCAAAGAGCTTTTGGAAAGCCGCCCCACGATTAGCACACAAGTAATTTTAGAAAATGTAAATGTGTGCCTTAAGAAATTAAAAAGTGAAAGGGCTTTTGCCGTAGCCCACGCTCGTAGCCTACAAAGTGCTTGCATCGTTAAAACGGTAAGTACTGAGACCATGACCCTTGCTCTCAAAGTTTTTGAGAAATATGGGTACAGCATTTTTGATAGTCTCATTATTGCTGCGGCACTAGAACTAGGTTGCCACACCTTATATACAGAAGATATGCAGCACGGCCAAGTTATTGAAGGAACCCTTAAAATCACAAATCCCTTTTTATAG
- a CDS encoding TonB-dependent receptor gives MKKLFVRYVYTVILLLLYSGGELSAQSTERHSFNYNSIRFEDALFALTKIYGVKFSYGSQEVPIERLIALQVTDKTIIEVLAKILPPLHVTYKWIGNGITLTSIPLRQNIRGRVLDKDSGEPLEGVNVVIHENDSTIGSTTDAQGYFRLSNVVVGRHTIKATYLGYEDYQIADVLVYTGKEPMIAIGLKEAFTYLQEVIVRPSQTNGQPINSFSLSGGRSISVEETKRFASNFNDVARMITAYPGVTSTSDFNNSISIRGNSPNSLQWRLEGIEIPSPNHFAAFAGSGGAVSKLSINLLDNSDFYSGAFAAEYGNALSGIMDMKLRKGNQEKSEKSFQLSFLGIDAAAEGPFKKGKKASYLVNYRYSTAGILAGLGVLPKGAAPTYQDLSFNLSFPLSSGAINVWGVMGDGIFNESVSFGGKNNLTTSSAIGGVTFLKNFNKSLSITTTLSGTYTYDKLTQERIFSNNVLEEIRWIRNQGKSLRISTQLNKKFSPGSLLRAGFIFSHRNYEIGQRFIDFTDNKKLKYPLDSDGSTQYVQAYAQWKKNLGEKLTLNTGLHGIYALFNQRYSIEPRAGLSYQISETKVIGAAIGFHSQLQPLTLYNQKFVQPDSSIEYLNKNLDLSKALHYVVSYDWQIAKALHVRAECYYQNLYQIPVYNGNINSPYNNTFSALNTISEYLNSRLDSNEPIPLANSGTGENYGLELSLDQRFSNNYYFLFTGTLYQSHYQGADGIKRNTSFNGQHIFTALAGKEYRTGIRKSNIFELNARVSWAGNNPQTPIDITGSLKQGQQIYDYNRSFESNLPDYFRVDLHIGFRKSRARAAHIWSFDIRNFTNRQNPRYEFLNFNTGKIGYEYQLGLIPVFSYRIEF, from the coding sequence ATGAAAAAGCTATTTGTAAGATATGTTTATACTGTCATTTTGCTTCTTCTCTATTCAGGAGGTGAGTTGAGTGCACAATCCACAGAACGCCATTCATTCAATTACAATTCGATTCGATTTGAAGATGCTCTTTTCGCCTTGACTAAGATTTACGGAGTCAAATTTTCATATGGCAGTCAGGAAGTGCCGATTGAAAGGTTAATCGCATTGCAAGTTACCGACAAAACAATAATTGAAGTACTTGCAAAAATTCTTCCACCACTGCATGTTACCTATAAGTGGATTGGCAATGGTATCACATTAACTTCTATACCCCTACGGCAAAACATTCGAGGCAGAGTGTTAGATAAAGATTCGGGTGAACCACTTGAAGGGGTGAATGTAGTAATTCACGAAAATGACTCCACCATTGGAAGCACCACTGATGCCCAAGGCTATTTCCGCTTGTCAAATGTAGTTGTGGGCAGGCATACTATTAAGGCAACTTACTTAGGTTATGAAGATTATCAAATAGCCGATGTTTTGGTTTACACGGGCAAAGAACCAATGATTGCCATCGGCTTGAAAGAGGCTTTTACATACTTGCAAGAGGTTATTGTCCGTCCTAGCCAAACGAATGGCCAACCTATCAATTCATTCTCACTTTCAGGTGGGCGTTCCATTTCTGTGGAAGAAACAAAAAGATTTGCATCTAACTTTAACGATGTGGCTCGTATGATTACTGCCTACCCCGGTGTAACTTCTACCAGCGATTTTAACAATAGTATCTCCATACGCGGCAACTCACCCAACAGTTTACAATGGCGATTGGAGGGTATAGAAATTCCAAGCCCCAATCACTTTGCTGCTTTTGCTGGCTCGGGAGGAGCCGTAAGTAAGCTGAGTATTAATTTGCTGGACAACTCCGATTTTTACTCTGGTGCTTTTGCTGCTGAGTATGGCAATGCCCTTTCGGGTATTATGGATATGAAACTTCGAAAAGGCAATCAAGAAAAAAGCGAAAAATCATTCCAGCTAAGTTTTTTGGGTATTGATGCCGCAGCTGAGGGACCCTTTAAGAAAGGAAAAAAAGCATCCTACTTGGTCAATTATCGCTATTCAACAGCCGGTATTTTGGCTGGTCTAGGCGTACTGCCAAAGGGGGCGGCCCCTACCTATCAAGACCTATCCTTTAACTTATCTTTCCCTCTTTCCTCTGGGGCAATCAATGTTTGGGGTGTTATGGGTGATGGTATCTTCAATGAAAGTGTTTCGTTTGGGGGTAAAAACAATTTGACTACTAGCAGCGCAATCGGTGGAGTCACTTTTTTAAAAAACTTCAACAAAAGTCTATCTATCACTACCACCCTATCCGGCACTTACACCTATGATAAGTTAACGCAAGAACGAATCTTTTCTAACAATGTACTGGAGGAAATCCGATGGATCAGAAACCAAGGTAAATCTTTGCGGATATCTACACAACTCAATAAAAAGTTTTCGCCTGGTAGTTTATTAAGGGCTGGGTTTATTTTCAGCCACCGCAACTACGAAATTGGTCAACGCTTTATCGATTTTACAGACAACAAGAAGCTCAAATATCCACTTGACTCAGATGGCAGTACTCAATACGTTCAGGCCTATGCACAATGGAAAAAAAACTTGGGTGAAAAACTTACTCTCAATACTGGTTTGCACGGCATTTATGCCTTGTTCAATCAACGGTATTCTATTGAGCCACGTGCAGGATTATCTTATCAAATTTCAGAAACGAAAGTTATTGGAGCAGCAATAGGGTTTCATAGCCAATTGCAACCACTTACGCTGTATAATCAAAAATTTGTACAACCTGATAGTTCCATTGAATACCTAAATAAAAATTTAGACCTATCAAAAGCACTGCATTACGTAGTCAGTTACGATTGGCAGATTGCAAAAGCTCTCCACGTGCGGGCGGAATGTTATTACCAAAACCTTTATCAAATACCTGTTTATAATGGCAACATAAACTCACCTTATAACAACACCTTTTCTGCTCTTAACACCATCAGTGAATATCTGAATTCGCGGCTCGATAGTAATGAACCTATTCCACTTGCTAATTCTGGCACTGGTGAAAATTACGGATTGGAACTCAGTCTCGATCAAAGATTTTCAAATAACTATTACTTTCTATTTACCGGTACTCTTTATCAATCCCACTATCAGGGAGCTGATGGCATAAAACGCAATACTTCTTTTAATGGTCAACATATTTTTACCGCATTGGCTGGAAAGGAATATCGGACGGGCATCCGAAAGTCAAATATTTTTGAATTGAACGCACGCGTTTCATGGGCGGGCAATAATCCTCAAACACCCATTGACATCACTGGCAGCTTAAAACAAGGACAGCAAATTTATGATTATAACCGAAGCTTTGAATCCAATCTTCCTGATTACTTTCGAGTGGATTTACATATTGGCTTCCGTAAGAGTCGAGCGAGGGCTGCACATATTTGGTCATTTGACATTCGTAATTTCACCAACCGTCAAAATCCACGCTACGAATTTCTTAACTTTAATACAGGTAAAATTGGCTACGAGTACCAGTTGGGTCTCATACCTGTATTTAGCTACCGGATTGAGTTTTAA
- a CDS encoding FecR domain-containing protein, giving the protein MNEIDVWELVVKKHYQTISLQESERLNNWLLQNPANRELADAMTQVLSQTSNDEEQFKFNAKTAWPNVERRISSKSNIRYLIPSLLRWAAAAVLIVGLASIAYWQVREPSQVIQQITISTKVGESKKIVLADGTRVWMNENSSLTFPKEFTDDTIRSVRLNGEAFLEVTHNPQKPFLVKGKYFETRVLGTSFNIQLTEHESSLLVVTGKVRFSSKENGKVKSSVVVERGFQAIANLDHQLMMSQTLNQNKLAWHTGVLEFKNQKLTEVISELSSYYHKSIKINVDRPDDYLFTGAFNQTSAENALETICYSLHLRWKKTTQGYLISKD; this is encoded by the coding sequence ATGAACGAAATAGATGTTTGGGAATTAGTGGTAAAAAAGCACTATCAGACCATTTCCCTGCAAGAATCGGAGCGATTGAATAATTGGCTTCTTCAAAATCCAGCTAATCGCGAGTTAGCTGATGCTATGACACAGGTGTTGAGTCAAACAAGTAACGATGAAGAACAATTTAAATTCAATGCTAAAACGGCATGGCCCAATGTAGAAAGGCGTATAAGTTCTAAATCGAACATCAGATATTTAATTCCGAGTTTGCTCCGCTGGGCTGCTGCAGCAGTGTTAATTGTTGGGCTGGCAAGCATTGCTTATTGGCAAGTACGGGAACCTTCTCAAGTTATCCAGCAAATTACGATTAGTACTAAAGTTGGCGAATCAAAAAAAATAGTGTTAGCTGATGGCACGCGAGTATGGATGAATGAAAACTCTTCCCTCACCTTTCCCAAGGAATTTACGGATGATACTATTCGCTCAGTACGATTGAATGGTGAAGCCTTTCTAGAGGTAACACATAATCCACAAAAGCCATTTTTAGTAAAAGGAAAATACTTTGAGACACGAGTTCTGGGGACTTCATTCAATATTCAGTTAACGGAACATGAAAGCAGCCTACTAGTAGTAACAGGCAAAGTTCGATTTTCATCTAAAGAAAATGGGAAGGTGAAGTCTTCCGTTGTAGTTGAAAGGGGATTTCAGGCGATAGCTAATCTGGATCACCAATTAATGATGAGCCAAACACTCAATCAAAACAAGCTCGCCTGGCATACAGGAGTTTTAGAGTTTAAAAACCAAAAGTTAACAGAAGTAATTTCAGAACTATCGTCATACTATCACAAGTCAATCAAAATTAATGTAGATAGACCGGATGATTACTTGTTTACTGGAGCTTTCAATCAAACATCTGCGGAAAACGCTCTCGAAACAATTTGCTATTCGCTTCACCTTCGCTGGAAGAAAACAACACAAGGCTATCTGATTTCAAAAGATTGA
- a CDS encoding RNA polymerase sigma-70 factor → MEIGEFNSFFELHYAAICARVNLLVQQSDLSEDLVQDAFVKFWETKPTLLNKNAAPGYVARIAVNNALMHLRSKRQHEKKLKEFGTSQSIANNPTEEAILYQESEKRLINALKRLPPACREIFILSRYEQMSYKEIASHLNLSIKTVENQLLKALHIMREHLLLLIAYLLS, encoded by the coding sequence ATGGAAATTGGCGAGTTCAATTCATTCTTTGAGCTACATTATGCAGCAATTTGCGCACGCGTAAATTTGTTAGTCCAGCAATCTGATCTTTCCGAAGACTTGGTGCAAGATGCCTTTGTGAAATTTTGGGAAACAAAACCTACATTACTTAATAAAAATGCCGCCCCGGGATATGTTGCTCGTATTGCGGTTAACAATGCCCTTATGCATCTTCGCTCTAAGCGACAGCATGAAAAGAAACTAAAGGAATTTGGGACAAGCCAATCAATAGCTAATAACCCAACTGAAGAAGCTATTCTTTATCAAGAATCAGAAAAAAGACTGATTAATGCGCTGAAGCGACTCCCCCCAGCTTGCCGTGAAATATTTATACTGAGTCGTTACGAACAGATGAGTTACAAAGAAATTGCAAGTCACCTTAATCTTTCCATAAAGACGGTTGAAAATCAGCTCCTTAAAGCGCTTCACATTATGCGAGAGCACTTACTCTTGTTAATTGCTTACCTCCTCTCTTAA
- a CDS encoding IS5 family transposase produces MKNKSRGLFDEQFRLDKIGKQNDPLLKLQAHIDFGIFRKPLEAHFESGKDRSQGGRPSFDYLMMFKILILQRYYNLSDDGTEYAILDRLSFMRFLGLTISDTVPDAKTIWNFKNELAKGKMVEKLFSLLDKTLSQRGVILNKGRMIDASIVEVPIQRNSRDENQQLNEGIIPPDWKDKENKLRQKDIDAKWVTHNGKSYYGYKDHVKADARTKLITGYKVTPANVHDSEMIGPLIDKRDRGQKVYADSAYRSEKIEKELNGKNMTSMIHEKGYRNKPLTNAQQKRNKKKSKTRARVEHIFGFMTNSMNRMYIRCRNFVRAKATIGLMNLTYNLFRLTQIKVNLNGR; encoded by the coding sequence ATGAAAAATAAATCGAGAGGATTATTTGATGAGCAGTTTCGGTTGGATAAAATCGGTAAGCAAAACGACCCATTGTTAAAATTGCAAGCCCACATTGACTTTGGGATTTTCCGCAAACCCTTGGAGGCACATTTTGAATCGGGAAAAGACAGAAGCCAAGGCGGTCGCCCTTCCTTTGATTATCTGATGATGTTCAAAATATTGATTTTGCAGCGCTATTATAATTTAAGCGATGACGGCACGGAATATGCGATTTTAGATCGTTTATCGTTCATGCGTTTTTTAGGGTTGACCATATCTGATACGGTGCCCGATGCCAAAACAATCTGGAACTTTAAAAATGAACTTGCCAAAGGCAAGATGGTGGAGAAATTGTTTTCCTTGCTGGATAAAACCTTGAGCCAACGGGGTGTAATTCTTAACAAAGGCCGAATGATAGATGCCTCCATTGTGGAAGTCCCTATTCAACGAAACAGCCGCGATGAGAACCAACAACTCAATGAGGGGATTATTCCCCCAGATTGGAAAGATAAAGAAAACAAGCTACGCCAGAAAGATATTGATGCCAAATGGGTTACGCACAATGGAAAAAGTTACTATGGGTATAAAGACCATGTGAAAGCCGATGCGCGCACCAAACTCATTACGGGTTATAAGGTAACCCCTGCCAATGTTCACGATAGTGAAATGATTGGACCATTGATTGACAAAAGGGATCGCGGACAAAAAGTATATGCTGATAGTGCTTATCGGAGTGAGAAAATTGAAAAAGAGTTGAACGGAAAAAATATGACCTCCATGATCCATGAAAAAGGATACCGCAATAAACCCCTTACCAATGCGCAGCAAAAGCGCAACAAGAAGAAATCAAAGACAAGGGCAAGAGTGGAGCACATTTTTGGGTTCATGACCAACTCGATGAACCGAATGTATATCCGATGCCGAAACTTTGTGAGGGCCAAAGCAACGATTGGTTTAATGAACCTCACCTACAATTTGTTCAGGCTAACGCAGATAAAAGTGAACTTGAATGGCCGATAG